The genomic DNA GGCGGGATCGTTTCGTCCGGTGATTGACGGAGAGGTTGcctgcccccgccccccgcctTCATCTGAGTGACTTGTGGTTTGACCTATGAGCGGGTGGGCAGTACAGGTACGATTGGCGGGGTGATGTCCCGCCCCTGTCTGATGGACGTGAACGTTGACCTATGGGCGGGTGATTTCCGCAGGCCCGCCCACATCCCCAGCCCTGATTGGCCAGCCCATCCGAGGGGCGGGGCGCGTCGCAGGGCGGGGGTGAAGTAGAAGGAGACGGTTTTTTCCGCGGCAGCCATTTTGAAGCATTCGACGAAATGGACATGTCCTTAATGGCTCTGAACCGCAGCTCGACCAGCACCATGCTGCAGCTGCAGAACCAATTATTCAGCCAGGGACCTGCCCggggaggaagagaaggaggagCGGCGGCCTCGTCCACCTCATCAACATCACCCTGGACGGTGCGGGGCGGCTCGTTACCTCAGACGCCCGacgagacggagacggagacggagatggaGGCGACGTCGTTCCCCGACGACCTGTACCGGCTCACCCTGTCGCTGGTGGAAGGATACATCCGTAACTACTGCGGCGGAGCGGGCGAGGTGACGGGGCGAGGGTGGCTGGCCTGGGCGCCGCACAAGGACGGGGACCAGCGGAGGGCGATCGAGACGATGCAGAGGATCGGCGACCGACTAATCGAGAAACACTACAACGGCCTTCAATGGTGgggtcaccccccctcccccccccccctccttcccccccccccccccccccttcctcctctcccccccccccccccccccccccccttcctctattACTTCAGTTTATTCCTTTGGCTACTGACTTCCCCTTCTTGGCTAGTGTTTTTCTACCTATTCTATCATGAGCTAGAGCTTCCCCCTCTATTATAATCAATTTATTCTTTTAGTTACTGACTTCCCTTCTTCAGTTCTTGGCCAGTGTTTTCCTCTCTattatattcccccccccccccccccccccccccttcctctattACTTCAGTTTATTCCTTTGGCTACTGACTTCCCCTTCTTGGCTAGTGTTTTTCTACCTATTCTATCTCTCCCCTCATGAGCTAGAGGTTCCCCCTCTATTATAATCAATTTATTCTTTTATTTACTAACTACCTTCTTCAGTTCTTGGCCAGTGTTTTCCTCTCtattatatcccccccccccttcctctattACTtcagtgagagaggaggggggaagagaggaggaggggaggaggggagaaggaaagaggagagaggggggggaggagaggggagaggggaggagaaggaggaaggggggagggagttaTTCCTTTGGCTACTGACTTCCCCTTCTTGGCTAGTGTTTTTCTACCTATTCTATCATGAGCTAGAGCTTTCCCCCTCAATTATAATCAATTTATTCTTTTAGTTGCTGACTTCCCCTTCTTCAGTTCTTGGCCAGTGTTTTCCTCtctattatccccccccccccccccccccccccatgagctAGCACTACCTCTATTACTTCCGTTTATTATTTTGGCTACTGACTTCCCCTTCTTGGCTAGTGTTTTTCTTCCTATTgaatcccccccatccccccctcatcctgagTTAGAGCTTCCCCCTCTATTATATCGATGTATTCTTTTGGCTACTGACTTCCCCCTTCTTGGCTAGTGTTTTCCTCTCTATTGTATCCCCCCCCGGCTAGCGCATCCCCCTCTATTATATCGGTTTAATCTTTTGATTACGCTTtgacttcccccccaccaccaccgtctTTTTTTTGCCTCCCCAGTCTCTTtctttttgccccccccccccccccccatgctaggGCTTTCCCCTCTGTCATTTCGGTTTCTTCTTTTAGCTGTTGACTTCCTCTTCTTGGCTAGTGTTTTTCCCCTCTAGTatctctttcctccctccctccctccctgtacGTCCCCCTCTATCATTTCAGATATTTATTTAGGCTACTGACTAATCCTTGGTGTTTCCCCTCTTATTGTTTGGGGTCTTTTCCATTGGCCACTATCTTCCTCTTCTTGGCTAATGATTTCACTCTGGCATCTTACATTTGACTGTTGTGTCTCCCTCTTCAGCTAGTGTTTTCCCCTCTGTGTTTTTCTTTTGGCTACTGACTTCCCCATTTTTTTGACCAATGTTTTCACTTGCACCCTACTATTTGGCTACTGGCTCTTCCTCCTGGGCTACTGACATCCCCATGGCTAGTGGTGATAATAATGACCTAACAATCATTCTCCAAATAGGCTCTGTACTATATAGACTTGAGGGCACTATTTTTTGACTTTGCATATCTTGTCTATTTGTCTGTTTTTTAAacatatagtttttttttaatatattatggGTTTTGGGGTTACATAtaagttgtgctgctgcaaataagaatttaattgttctgtttcagggcaTATGACAATCTTGACTAATGTTTTTTCCTCTCTTGATATCTTGCCTTTGGCTACTGGGTCTCCCTACTTTGCTAGTGTTTACCCTTCTAGTGTTTGATGTTTTTCTTTTGGCAACCTACTTCCCCATCTTGGCTAGTGCTTTCCCAATGAGATCTTTTTGGCCACAGATTCTATCTGATGGGCTTGTTCTCCATTCTATTCCCCCCAGCCCTATTGTTTGGTGGTCTTTTGTCAAATAACTTCATCTTCTTGGCCTGTGCTTTCCCTCTGGTCTTCCCTTCCTGGGCTAGTGATTTCCCTCATTGTTTGCGGTCTTACCCCTGGCAGCTACTCACTTCATCATCTTGGCTAGTGTTTCCCCTCAGTTGCTTGGGATCTTTCCTTTTGGCTACTGGCTTTTCCCTGCATGACTCGTGCTTTGTTTACCTTTGGCAATTCTCTTTCCCACTGGGCTGGTGTTTTCCACAGTCTTGGTTCTCCCGATACTGCCTCTCATTCCTTTTCAGCTGTGTGTACTTTCAAGTGGtgaatttgttttgtttaattttcctCTGTGCATTTCCCTTACTGTATAAATGAATGCTTGGCCTTGCTAACTCCATTTCTGCAGCTAAGGTCTTATTATGCATGGCAATTGGGCATGTTTTGTTGTTTGATGTGAAGTTGAATAAATGCTAATCACTATGTATgtgatgcagatgctggtttacacacaagacagacacaaaatgctggatcaactcagcgggccagtcagcatctctggatagaaggaatgggtggcattttgggtcaagacggaccgaaacgtcacccattctcttctatccagagatgctgtctgtcccgctgagttgctccagcattttgtgtctatgataatCGCTGATTGGCGAGGAGTTGGCATATTTTGGTGACACGTTTGAACAGAGCTGTCGAGAGGCGAGGTCAGTCAGCCTTTGAAACTTTTATTCCAGATGCTGACTTCTGCAAAAAAATTATAAGTTCTGATTTCCCACATTCTTTTGTAATGTTTCATTTGTGAATAAAATGCAACCTTTGGTGGTTTGGGTGTGGGTGCTGACTGCTGCTTGTTTGCCCAGTCCAGAGGGATTGTTTCAGccaagaagggagggaagggggaaggattaATTTGGAATTGTGTGTCACTTGAGTACATTAATGTAATAATTTTCCATTTGCAGATGTTTCTTCTGAGCTTTTTGTTCTCAAAAGCCGTAGAAAATCACTGGATTCACTAAGCGTtgactggaatttttttttttccattctgggAGAAAAATGTTACATGCACTTTAAGCTGTCTCTCCAGTTGTAAGCAAGCAAGCGATGTCTCTTGTGGCAACTTCCTCCATGAAGGCTGCAAATGCCTATTGTGTTTTGGAAACTGCAACTACTCTTAACAGCTGCCAGCTGAAGAGGTGCCTTTGCagacgcaaggaactgtagatggtggtttacaaaaaaacgagacagtgttggagtaactcagtgggtcaggcaacatctctggagaaaaaggacgggtgacgtttcaggtcgggacccttcagacatgacccctctctaccacctttctttcccacccccacaattagctgactggatagcatgcaacaaaaagctcttcactgtacttcggtacatgctAAATGAACTGaagtgaatctgaagaagggaccagatctgaaacaccacccatcctttttctccagagagttgcctgacccactgagttactccagtgctgtatctttgattaaaccagcatctgcagttctttatttctacatggatgttttgagtcaggactgaTTGcaagggggggaaagaaagctggaagagaggaaggacaGCTGGAAGGAATAGATGAACACAGGCCTTTTCTAGATATTGAACTGGCTTTCCACTGTTTTTGTTTCGACCAGTCCATGCTACTTCTTCCATTCCATCAATAAAATGTATCTTCAGATTGCATTCCTGGGGAAATTAGATTAATAAAAACATTTTGCAACTAGGTCTAAATGTTCATTGCTGTAATGGTTGGGGCAGACTTCCTCTCTCTGCTCTCAGTGAATTATTTCTAGTCAGCCAAGGGCAGCTGGCTTTGTTTAATGGAAGGACAACACCTCTAACAGTGAGCTGTCTTGTTTAAATTTGTCACTGGAGTTGGTCTTTCCCCTGAAAACCCTGCCAGAATAATACAGGGGATAGCACTGGGCAATGGGTGgggctggtcgagctgctgcctcacagcgccagagacccaggttcgattgtgACCTAGCATGCTGTGccatccatgtggagtttgcatgttttctttgTCATTGGGTGGGGGTTccctcccggtgctctggtttcctcccatatctctaaGACGTGGGGGGTTTCtaaggttaatcggccctctaaAATTGCTCCtggggtgtagggagtggatgtgaaagtaggataaaCACGGAactggtgtaaatgggtgattgatggccagtgtgcatccaatgggctgaagggcctgttttgatgctgtatctctatacggGCATTGTTAATTTTTGTTCCTGACATATTTTAGTCTGGTGCCTGCAATCTATTTGGTGAAGTATTGATCTTTTTGCTTCCAGGGGAATGTTGCTGCCATGGTTACTGTGGGCAAATCCAGGgtgtcagaatgggagggggagggggtcaggtgGTGCTGTGAGATTTGGGGCGGTGGGAGAGGAGCAGCTGTACCAAGATGAATTGGCATCAAACCTCCCTGTTCTCATAACAGCCCGCAGAAGACCCATAGCCTCTCACATATGGTCTCCCCACTCCCCTTCAATAAGTAAATCGAAGCAGCTGCTTGGTTTAGGTAGAGGGTAAAGTCCCGtcccccatttctctccccctcctccctgagACACAGCTTCCAGCTGAGCAATTATTCCATTTTGGGGCTGCTAAAACTGTTTTCTGAATTTGCATCTGTTTTTAATTTCTGTCCTCACCAGGAGTTGACTAActtcctgcccacacaccccacactaaCTACAGTCTTAACAGCACTCTGAGATCTCCTGTCTTTTTCTCTTGTCATCTcttgcaaccctggggggattaCTGAGTTGTGAACTAGGTTTGTTTATGTTTGGTTTGGGAGGGTggtgaaagagagggagagagaatggtgTAATTGAAGTCAGCAGGGCTGAATGACTGAATGCAGGGTGGGGCAAGCCATGAGCTCCTAATGCAAATACTTTATCTTGTATTTATGTTGGGGTGTAGAGTTTCAGATTGGGTTTCAGTTTTAAGCTTGAGGTATTCGGAGGTGGCTGCTGCTTTGGAGGATTTGTTGAAGGGGGCGGGGGCAGGGGTGTCGGTGTGTGATGGGATGGAAGATAAGGTGCAGGATATTTTTGGACTGCTTTTTGAAAGTCTCAGTAGGTGGGGTAGTGTTTAGACTGTTAGGGACCACAAGCAGTAGTGACACAAGGTGctgcagtgggtcgggcagcatctctggcggacatggataggtgacatttctggtcgggacccttcttcagactgaatcatttCTGACCACCTCCCTATCAAAACTGCCCTCacttgtatctacctatcactgaGCAGACTTTGTCCTGTTCCTCCTTCCTTCCATctttctttacccccccccccaccgccacaatcagtttgaagaagggtcctggctcaAAACGACACCcatatatgttctccagagatgctgcctgacctgctgcgttactccagcattttgtcttttttttaattgtaaaccgccatctgcagttccttattcctTGAAACAGTAACAGCTAGATTCGAGAACTggatgctgacttactccagcactttgcgtctatcttcggtatgtactagcatctgcagttctttcctacacaattagaTTGGTGCTTTAATCTAACACAAATAGAATGCCCTCTGGGGCGTTTCACTCAAAAACACCACCAGCCCCCGAATGAGCTGGGTGGTGGATCTGCCTTGTAAGGGACTTGTAATGTTGCTGACACCTGCAAGAACAGCCTAGAGTTTTCCAGTAACTCCCACGAGTGCCCTGTCACATCATCGCCCCTCCCTAAACCGAAAATACCTCACCCCTGCTGAGCCACCTGCCACCCAGGTGAGTCTGCGTGAGCTGGCTGCTTCTTAACCCCAATACGTGGCGTGGCAGCTCTAAGGAAACAGATGGTTCAAACTAGTCCTGCCTCCCTCACCCGACCCCCTCTGACTTATGTGTGTCCGTATGTAACCAGAGAACGGGGAAGGAAATGAATAATTAAATGCCTGCTCTTTGCCTTTCCATTTGTTTAACGGGTGAGATTAATtctgggcttggtataaataaaCTCTCTGCGGTTGAATATAAATAGTCTCCCAGCGTTCTGGAAATACCATTTAGTTTGGTCAGTCCTGTTTAGCAGGCTTTGGGCTCTctatctcccacccctccccttagACTGGGTGGTTTCTTAAGAGCAGGGTGCGGTGTCATTTCTGCCGCTGCGCAAGGTAGctggaatgtctgtttttagctGGTGATCAGATACCTGGTTCAGGGCACTTCCCCAGTCattccccccccttatcctgtgCTCTCTCTCTGATTCATAAAACTCAGCCCAAACCCAGCCTCCTGCCTCTCAGCCTTGTAGCCCTTTGCCTCAGAGCTTCTCTCCCCCACCAACATCAGGGATGTCTTTAAATGAGCCTCCCACGCTCTCTCAGGCAAGAAATCCCCTGATCTCTGCCAAAATATTTAATTTCCCCTTAATCCTAACTCTCAACTATATCTCCTCCACCACCCTGGTTTACCTGAAGGATGTTTCCTATTCACCTTGATTAAACCTCCCCAGGGTGTCCTTTGTTCCAAAGCACCAGGTTTTGTTACGTGCAAAGCCTTGAGGTGCTTTTGAAAGTCAAAACTATTTCTCTTGGGTTGGGCACCCTACACTTTCCAAGCACTTGGCCCTGGTACGATTTCCCCCTCTTCTCAGCTTCTTCATCCAGCTCTTCCTTGGCTCGGGTGAATAATTTGGCGTTTGCTGCCCCTTCGTGCAGGCCACTGTGTTGGAGGAcccagtgcgtcaggcagcatctgtggagggcaacgGACAAAACCTGTGGCAAGTGAtagcagcaaggaactgcaggtctcTGGTTATGAAaagtggcaagtgatgggtggatggaggtgagggatggAGGGCAGTTGATTGGCAggtggtggagtaagtgacatagGCTGGAGGTGAATTGGAGACGAGGgtgatggagatgaggaaaaaccaatGAAGAGCCAATTTTAAACCAATGAACACACTCCTGAACAAATGCCTTCCTTCCAAATCCTGCGGttttgtaaagccagagggaggcaaATGAGGGACTCTGAGAGACATGAGtgtacaaagggggggggggggggcaggatgacTGGGATAGAAGGGTTGGGTGGATCACAGCTTGTACAGTTTACAGACTCCTGGGCGGAAATCTTTCTGCCTTGTAAATACATTCTAACCAGGCTTGTTTACAGCtgctatctaatctaatcaataCACACCTAGTGCACTCACCAACTGTGCACTCTGCCAACGAGGCGGCTTTGGGCTCTGCAGGCAGTTGGCAACAGCTTTCAGTGCCTGCTCTTTGATCTTCCATTGACGGGCGTGGGAGACCATATACCATTTGGTGGTTTTATTGCTCTTTATCTGTGGTTGTGCAAGTTTAGAATTGGGGAGTTGTCAACACAAACATCATACTTCACTTCCCACATTATTGTTATGCCCTTTGGCACATCGTACCTGTACCATCTCACAGAAAATAATTCTTCCAATTCACAGTTTTTGGCACACCTCTCTGTGAAAAATCCCTTATGAACCTGCCAGACTTCCCCAAGTTCCTCGTCTTGACTTGATCCTCAAACAGTGAACCGTACAATTCTCCTAACTTCCAATTCcttgccctgtcccccccccccccccccccccccccccccccccccctcccatctttaCCATCAATGcccagtccctttacacctccgttCCCCCATCAGAATGGCCTCTGCTTCTTGAATGGGTACCCAATCCGTTCTACAGaggctgaagaaagatcccgtcCCAAAATatcgcttgtccattccctccacggatgctgcctgactcgctgagttcttgAGATTCCggtatctgcagcctcttgtctaTTCATGTCATAACTTGCAGAGTAAAAAACATAATCCTCTgttgtagacagaaatgctggagaaactcagcgggtgaggcaacatctatggagcgaaggaaataggcaaagtttcggatcaaggcccttcttcagaagggcctcgatccgaaactttgcctatttccttcgctccatagatgctgcctcacccgctgagtttctccagtgtttttgtctaccatttatttgccagcatctgcagttccttcttaaacataatcctCTGTTGTGCTTCTTTTACCATTTACTTGAGCTATTGTCTCTGATGGCTAGCAGTTCCTCTTTACCTGCACTATAAAATTCCTCATTTTGAGCACAACCTCTGACTTCCCCTACAAGTCActatggagacgcaaggaactgcagatgccgacatTTTAAACAATAcatacagctggaggaactcggcaggtcaggcagcatctgaaggggGAAGAGATAGGCATGGTATAAAATCTGTTTGCTAACCAGATGCGCACCGACAGCATAAAGAGAATCTCAACCGGAAAAAATCACTTGTTAATCTACTCCCCATATACCTCCTGCACTTTGAGTTTTGCACATCTGTCTTTATAGCTGACAATCCTTGTCTTTGGAACCATTCCAGCATATCTCCTTTGCATCATCTCCAAAATTGGACATTATATGCTCGCTGCATGTAGACTTTATAAATATTTGACATAGCATGTGTTCCGTGAAATGCGTTTTTAATCTGAAAAATGTTGATCTATCTTTTGGggcgtcacagtggtgcagcggtagagttgctgctttacagcgccagggacccagattctatcctgactacaggtgctgtctgtgtggagtttgcgcacaCTACCCATGCACAGTGTGGGTCTTCTCCGGCTGCTCCCGTTTCCTCACACTctgcaaagacgtgcgggatagAAACAAGTGTCTGGGTGATgagacacacggtgctggagtaactcagtgggtcaggcagcatctcttgagagaaagcATCGGTGACGACTTGTGTTGGAACCTGAtcgcttcttcaggctgaaagtcaagggagttgggaggaaactggagattagAAAAGGCCGGGTCAAATTGTGACCCGCtactgatgaccaaggaagggtgaagcccattgttggctggggaagagagaATAgggaaggaataggagtagaattaggccattcggcccatcaagcctactctgccatttaatcatggccgtTCTATCtctccttaaccccattctccagccttctccccataacctctgacacctgtactaatcaagaatggatACAGGCATACGAACAGTGCaactagcaggacgactagggtgggggagggggggtagagagaatgCAGgtgttgttggtcggtgtggacttgagcCGAAGGGCTCTTTTCCTGCTGTATCTAACTAGGACGACAaaaatgggggagggggttgaagagagggaatgcaggagttacatatcactggtcggcgtggacaggatgggctgaaaagcctgtttctacgctgtatctcccagctaaactaaactagccttgagcctgaagaagggtctcgacctgaaacgtcacccattccttctctccagtgatgtcctgctgtgttacaccagcattttgtctacccgatgtaaaccagcatctgcagttccatcctaaacTGACCTATTTTGAccgtgaaatgtcacttatccatgttccccagagatgctgcctgaccagctgaattactccagcactttgtgtctgtctgtttTAACCTATTTTAGGTAGctactagggtgggggtgggggagggggtagagagaatgCAGgtgttgctggtcggtgtggactcgagccgaagggcctgttttcctgctgtatctaACTAGGATAACTAAAATGGGGGAGCTGGGAccagctgaatgactccagcactttatgtctgttTTAACCTATTTTAAATACAAACTGAATACTTGATACATAAGCTGTAGTTAGCGAGGTACGTGTGTTGGACAACGGTTCCCAGGAAAGGGCTTGGCCTTTTGTAGCTTTCATATTGACTGAGCCAGGGCTGCGTTAGTGACCGAGTTCTCACTCTGTCTTTCTGTTCCCCAGGGATGATAAACCGCCTGAACAACTCCAACGGCTGTAACCTGGCCTCCATCTCTGGCGTggcagcagaggtgttcagcgacggCGAGGTGAACTGGGGCCGCGTGGTCAGCCTGGTCGCCTTCGGAGCGGTGCTGGCTGCCCACCTGAAGAAGCAGAGATCGGAGGACTGCGTGGAGGAGGTGGCAACGCAGATCACGCAGTACCTTACCaaggagacgagggagtggctgGAGACACACGGTGGCTGGGTAAGGATGACCCCACTCCCACCACTTGACTGCCAGCTCAATGCCtgcataacaatagacaataggtgcaggagtagaggccatttggcccttcgagccagcaccgccattcaatgtgatcatggctgatcatccccaatcagtaccctgttcctgccttctccccatatcccatgactccgctatttttaagagccctatcgagctctcttgaaagcatccagagaacctgcctccactgccctctgaggcagagaattccacagactcgccactctctgtgagatgcgtttcctcgtctctgttctaaatggcttacttcttattcctaaactgtggcccctggttctggactcccccaatattgggaacatgtttcctgcctctagcgtgtccaagcccttaacaatcttatacatttcaatgagattccccctcatccttctaaactccagagtgtacaagcccagctgctccattctctcagcatatgacagtcccgccatcccggaattaacgTGGCGTCACCAGATCACTGcattccactcccaaccctacccAAGCAGCCACTTGGTCTGACGATTGTAAGATGtggcgcaactctaccgctgcgccactgtgcccaacacccgttgtgtggaaaaagttggtgCCTGTTAAATATTTCCTCCCCTTGCCTTAAACCTGTCCCATCTCGTTGTTCTGTTTAAAccagtagttccttcctgcacatttgtctttaccactctgtccacctgtgttgccactcacagggagctatggactatGAAGCTGGCTGACCACAAGTGTCCAaactacactagtcctgcctgcacttggcccacaaCCCTCTAAACTGTTctaatccacatacctgtccaactaCATGTTTGTGCATGCAGCTCTTTGCCTACacaaccgccctttgtgtaaaaaaaatgttgcagcTCAAGTTCCTaacctcgccttaaacctatgtcctctggtttttgattcccttatTCTGGGCAAATTACCCGATTTATGCATTTACCCGATTTATTCTCCCTCCTGATTTtgcgcacctctataagatcacccctcatcctcctgcactccaaggaataaagtcctagcctgctcaacctctccccgttGCTTGAGTCCTGGTGCATAAATCTTCTCCGTCTTTGACGGCATCTCGCCTACAACGCGGTGACCCAAACTGAACGCCATACTCTAAATctggcctcgccaatgtcttgcGCAGCTGTGagatgacttcccaacttctatattcaattctCTGATGAAGGTTCATTGTGTCCACATGTACGCAATGAGTTTGAACTCTTCCCGGGGAGATCCAGCCTtgcgtctgttttttttctcgcAACAACTATGAATGACTAAGTGATCTTCTGGCCTGTTGACCCATTTGGTGGAGCAAGGTTGTAGTATTGGCTTCCTGTGTCTGTCATTCCAGGAAACCCGTGCgctggggttgggggggtggggggcacaggAGCCGACCAGTGTATCATCCTCCTGCCCagtggaaggaaactggtgcCACATCAGTGGCTCGGAATGTACTCTTGTGTGGGGCTAGTGATTGAAAGAGCTGATTCATTTGAGTTGTGCAACTGTTTAAAGCCTGTTACGCAAGGAATCCAGAGGGCAAAGTGTCTTGGAGCCAGAGTCCGTGCATCATTTCCCTCTTgtttcctctcccctttccctcggCTGAAGAAACAAGAGTTTGAGTTTAGtactagacaaaagtgctggagaaactcagcgggtgaggcagcatctgtggagcgaaggaaatgggcaacgtttcgggccgaaacccttcttcagactcgtgtcaagggtgggggagagaagaagaaaggaagaggcggagccagagggctgagggagagctgagaagcagAGGAGAAAgtaagaactacatgaaattagagaagtcattgttcataccgctggggtgtaaactgcaaaatatgagatggtgctcctccaatttacggtggtcctcactctggccatgggggaggcagaggacagaaaggtcggattcggaa from Leucoraja erinacea ecotype New England unplaced genomic scaffold, Leri_hhj_1 Leri_884S, whole genome shotgun sequence includes the following:
- the LOC129694983 gene encoding induced myeloid leukemia cell differentiation protein Mcl-1 homolog; the encoded protein is MINRLNNSNGCNLASISGVAAEVFSDGEVNWGRVVSLVAFGAVLAAHLKKQRSEDCVEEVATQITQYLTKETREWLETHGGWDGFTKFFQENNSEECTKKALMWIAGVGLAGASIMHLLR